The genomic region ATCACGACAAGGTGGAACGCGCCATCGACCGCATCGCCCGCCGGTTGCACGACGTGGAAACGGAGCTGCGCGAGCTCGACGAGGCGATCGACGCGGTCGAAAAACGCGTGTCCGGCGAGAAGGGCGAATCGCCGATGGACGCGGGCAGCCTCGTGCCGGCACCCGCATCGACGCGCAAGCCGAAAAAATCCGCGCCATCCTCGTCGGCGAGGAAATCGCCGCCTTCGAAAAAAGCCGCGCCCGAATTGCTTTCGCGGGTGAAAAAGCCAGGCGCGAAAACCAGGAGGGCGGCACCGAAAAAAATGTCCGGAAAGAATCAGGAAACACCCGCGCCGAAAGGTCGGAGCGACCTGCTGACGATTAAATTCTAGGTCGAGGTTTCGAAACAGGCGAGACGCCTGCGCTCCCGGGACATCGGCGAAATCTGCGAAATCTGCGGATAGATAGAGTCCTAATTCTCCATATCCGCCGTCAACCGCATCCGCTTCACGGCCCGCGCCTCATCCACCCGCTTGACCGCCTGGTTGTGTGGGGCGTGTTTGACGATATCCGGATCGTTTTTCGCTTCCTCGAAGATTGCGCGCATGCTCGCCACGAAATCGTCGATTCGCTCCGGGCTTTCCGTCTCCGTCGGCTCGATCATGATCGCGCCGCGAACGACGAGCGGGAAATACACCGTCGGCGGATGGAAGCCGTAGTCCATGAGGCGCTTGGCGACGTCCATCGTCGTGACGCCGTTCGGCACGGTCTTATCCGACAGGACGCACTCGTGCATGCACGGGCCCGGGTAGGGCAGGTGGTAGAGGTCTTTCAGCTTTTCCTTCGCGTAGTTCGCGTTCAGCACCGCGATCTGGCTGACGCGCTTCAATCCATCCGGCCCCATCTCGCGGATGTAGGTGTACGCGCGCACCAGCATGCCGAAGTTGCCGTTGAAACCGTGTACGCGGCCGACCGCCTTCGGGCGGTCGAAATCCAGGGCGTAGGCGTCGCCGTTTTTCACGACCACCGGCGAAGGTAGAAACGGCGCAAGAAATTCGCGCGCCGCAACGGGCCCCGAGCCCGGACCGCCGCCGCCGTGCGGCGTGGTGAACGTCTTGTGCAGGTTTATGTGCATGACGTCCGCGCCGAAATCGCCCGGGCGCGTGATGCCCATGATCGCGTTCAGGTTCGCGCCGTCGCAATACACGAGCCCGCCTTTGGCGTGCACGATCTCGGCCGCCTCGCGGATGCCGGATTCAAAAAGCCCGAGCGTGTTCGGATTGGTCACCATGATCGCGGCGACGTCCTCGTTCATGGCATCGCGAAGGGCGTCAAGGTCGAGCCTTCCGTCCTTGCCGCTTGGCACCGTTTCCACCGCGTATCCGCAAATGGAGCACGACGCGGGATTCGTGCCGTGCGCGGTGTCGGGAATCAGCACCTTCTTGCGCGGATGGCCGTTTGATTCGTGATACGCGCGGATGAGCATCAGGCCGACCAGTTCGCCTTGCGCGCCGGCGGCCGGTTGCAGCGTGACGGCGGGCAGCCCCGATATTTCCGCGAGATACCCTTGCAACTCGTGCATCAAACGCAGCGCGCCCTGCGACAGCTCGGCGGGCGTTTTCGGATGCAGCCGCGCGAAGCCGGGCAGCCGCGCGGCCGCCTCGTTGACGCGCGGGTTGAACTTCATCGTGCAAGACCCAAGCGGATACATACCGAGATCAATGCCAAAATTGCGCCGCGAAAGATGCGTGAAATGGCGGATCGCCTCGACCTCGGAGAGTTCCGGCAACTCGGCCGCGCTCTTACGCGCGAGATCGGCCGGCAGCGTCGCGGAAGGCGCGTCGTCGCCGAGCACGACGCCCATGCGGCCGGGGTGCGTTCGTTCGAAAACGGTCTGCGTCTCAGTACGCATGGGTCGCCTCCGAAAGCACGGCCGCGAGCCGCTTCGCATCCTCGTCCGTGTTCAATTCCGTCGCGCACACGAGCAGATCGTTTTCGCCAAAGCCCCGCGTTCCCCCGAGCGGCAAGCCTCC from bacterium harbors:
- the gcvPB gene encoding aminomethyl-transferring glycine dehydrogenase subunit GcvPB, producing MRTETQTVFERTHPGRMGVVLGDDAPSATLPADLARKSAAELPELSEVEAIRHFTHLSRRNFGIDLGMYPLGSCTMKFNPRVNEAAARLPGFARLHPKTPAELSQGALRLMHELQGYLAEISGLPAVTLQPAAGAQGELVGLMLIRAYHESNGHPRKKVLIPDTAHGTNPASCSICGYAVETVPSGKDGRLDLDALRDAMNEDVAAIMVTNPNTLGLFESGIREAAEIVHAKGGLVYCDGANLNAIMGITRPGDFGADVMHINLHKTFTTPHGGGGPGSGPVAAREFLAPFLPSPVVVKNGDAYALDFDRPKAVGRVHGFNGNFGMLVRAYTYIREMGPDGLKRVSQIAVLNANYAKEKLKDLYHLPYPGPCMHECVLSDKTVPNGVTTMDVAKRLMDYGFHPPTVYFPLVVRGAIMIEPTETESPERIDDFVASMRAIFEEAKNDPDIVKHAPHNQAVKRVDEARAVKRMRLTADMEN